A part of Jiangella alba genomic DNA contains:
- a CDS encoding DUF3037 domain-containing protein, whose product MIAFEYAVLRVVPRVERAEFVNAGVIVYSQKAAYLAAATHVDADRLRALDPDADVAAIVAAVEAYAATCNDPAAAGPVGATAIGERFRWLTAPRSTIVQPGPVHAGLTDDPAAELDRLLRRLVL is encoded by the coding sequence ATGATCGCGTTCGAGTACGCCGTCCTGCGCGTGGTCCCCCGCGTCGAGCGGGCCGAGTTCGTCAACGCCGGCGTCATCGTCTACAGCCAGAAGGCCGCCTACCTGGCCGCCGCCACCCACGTCGACGCGGACCGGCTGCGGGCGCTGGACCCGGACGCCGACGTCGCGGCCATCGTGGCGGCGGTCGAGGCGTACGCGGCCACCTGCAACGACCCGGCGGCGGCCGGCCCGGTCGGCGCCACGGCGATCGGCGAGCGGTTCCGCTGGCTGACGGCGCCACGCAGCACGATCGTCCAGCCGGGCCCGGTGCACGCCGGGCTCACCGACGACCCCGCGGCGGAACTGGACCGGCTGCTGCGCCGGCTCGTGCTCTGA
- a CDS encoding HAD family hydrolase, giving the protein MPLTIGFDLDLTLVDSAEGITVSMTEAFRRVGVVIEPHDLLPMIGLPLDTTLRAFVPDDRVDEARVIYRELYPTLGIPGTKPLPGAIEAVDAIHAHHGTVLVVSAKIESAVRAVLAHVGLAVDDVVGERYAESKGVALRERGADVYVGDHPGDMVGARTAGAYAIGVTTGGHDALALREAGADVVFADLLDFPYWLDDYVARA; this is encoded by the coding sequence GTGCCCCTCACCATCGGTTTCGACCTCGATCTCACCCTCGTCGATTCCGCGGAGGGCATCACCGTCTCGATGACCGAGGCGTTCCGCCGGGTCGGCGTCGTCATCGAGCCGCACGACCTGCTGCCGATGATCGGCCTGCCGCTCGACACCACGCTGCGCGCCTTCGTCCCGGACGACCGCGTCGACGAAGCGCGCGTCATCTATCGCGAGCTCTACCCGACGCTGGGCATTCCGGGCACCAAGCCGCTGCCCGGCGCCATCGAGGCGGTCGACGCCATCCACGCCCACCACGGCACCGTGCTGGTCGTCAGCGCCAAGATCGAGTCCGCGGTCCGCGCCGTCCTCGCACACGTCGGCCTGGCTGTCGACGACGTCGTCGGTGAGCGGTATGCCGAGTCCAAGGGCGTCGCGCTGCGCGAACGCGGCGCCGACGTCTACGTGGGCGACCACCCCGGCGACATGGTCGGCGCCCGCACCGCCGGCGCCTACGCCATCGGCGTGACCACAGGCGGGCACGACGCGCTCGCGCTGCGCGAGGCCGGCGCCGACGTCGTCTTCGCCGACCTGCTCGACTTCCCGTACTGGCTCGACGACTACGTCGCCCGGGCGTGA
- a CDS encoding HipA family kinase, with protein MTVHTGLPVVRAVRYVEPLREGGSLPGLVEGDDLGTYVVKFRGAGQGPKTLVAEIVVGELARRLDIRVPDLVLVDLDDAIARREPDPEIQALLLASVGVNLGMDFLPRSLGYDGHGKQASPDDAAKVLWLDALTVNVDRSWRNPNLLTWHGQLWAIDHGAALLFQHTWPGAPAFAVRPYPIDDHVLAFAADRLPAVDAELAPRVTPSLLAEILALVPDDWLPEVPGLDGAGPDAVRAVYAEHLAARAAASSDWLPAAGA; from the coding sequence GTGACGGTGCACACGGGGCTGCCCGTCGTGCGCGCGGTCCGCTACGTCGAGCCGCTGCGCGAGGGCGGGTCGCTGCCCGGCCTGGTCGAGGGCGACGACCTCGGCACCTACGTCGTCAAGTTCCGCGGCGCCGGGCAGGGCCCGAAGACGCTGGTCGCGGAGATCGTGGTGGGCGAGCTGGCACGGCGGCTGGACATCCGGGTGCCCGACCTCGTGCTCGTCGACCTCGACGACGCCATCGCGCGGCGCGAACCCGACCCGGAGATCCAGGCGCTGCTGCTGGCCAGCGTCGGCGTGAACCTCGGCATGGACTTCCTGCCCCGCTCGCTCGGCTACGACGGCCACGGCAAGCAGGCGAGCCCCGACGACGCGGCGAAGGTGCTGTGGCTCGACGCGCTCACCGTCAACGTCGACCGGAGCTGGCGCAACCCGAACCTGCTGACGTGGCACGGGCAGCTGTGGGCGATCGACCACGGCGCGGCGCTGCTGTTCCAGCACACCTGGCCCGGGGCGCCGGCGTTCGCCGTCCGTCCCTACCCGATCGACGACCATGTGCTGGCGTTCGCCGCCGACCGGCTGCCGGCCGTCGACGCCGAGTTGGCGCCGCGCGTGACGCCGTCGCTGCTGGCCGAGATCCTGGCGCTGGTCCCGGACGACTGGCTGCCCGAGGTCCCCGGGCTGGACGGCGCCGGGCCCGACGCCGTCCGCGCCGTCTACGCCGAGCACCTCGCGGCCCGCGCCGCGGCGTCGTCCGACTGGCTGCCGGCGGCCGGCGCATGA